In the Variovorax sp. S12S4 genome, one interval contains:
- a CDS encoding helix-turn-helix transcriptional regulator: MRSQTNHELSACTAAEPTAQRAMLAVRLLQDALTLLCSDSTMPLAQTIKCAPDRLLRLPEVEHLTGLRRSAIYEQMRRGFFPQSVKAGQRTAAWPESAVQSWITERMNGRRT, from the coding sequence ATGCGAAGCCAAACCAACCATGAATTGAGTGCGTGCACCGCCGCCGAGCCGACCGCTCAACGAGCCATGCTGGCGGTTCGTCTGCTGCAGGACGCACTCACGCTTCTTTGCTCCGATTCAACGATGCCGCTGGCGCAAACGATCAAGTGCGCCCCCGACAGGCTTCTGAGATTGCCTGAAGTCGAGCACCTCACCGGCCTGCGCAGATCAGCCATCTACGAACAAATGCGCAGGGGCTTCTTTCCGCAGTCGGTGAAAGCCGGACAGCGCACCGCAGCATGGCCAGAGAGCGCCGTGCAATCGTGGATCACGGAGCGCATGAACGGTCGCAGGACTTGA
- a CDS encoding GAF domain-containing protein, producing the protein MVDPKRLLADLHVAAPPDTSGWQTATSALDRALQGYPGHRLFTILAIDWARNENQRVYSSAPESYPCGGAKPLVPTSEFYQEVILGGRARICIDREACRRAFPDYALIEALGCECALNVPVRRGGATIGSLNLLHVGGWYDPEMLSPLMLFADYASALLVRRSFGVQA; encoded by the coding sequence ATGGTCGATCCCAAGCGATTGCTGGCTGATCTGCATGTGGCGGCACCTCCCGACACGTCCGGATGGCAGACTGCGACAAGCGCTTTGGACCGGGCGCTGCAAGGTTATCCCGGCCACCGGCTGTTCACCATCCTGGCCATCGACTGGGCCCGCAACGAGAACCAGCGGGTCTACTCCAGTGCGCCCGAGAGCTACCCCTGTGGGGGAGCCAAGCCGCTTGTTCCAACCAGCGAGTTCTACCAAGAGGTAATCCTTGGAGGCCGTGCTCGGATCTGCATCGACCGCGAGGCATGCCGGCGTGCGTTTCCAGACTATGCGCTGATTGAGGCGCTCGGATGCGAATGCGCCCTCAACGTGCCGGTGCGCCGAGGAGGAGCCACCATCGGCTCTCTCAACCTGCTGCACGTTGGCGGCTGGTACGACCCCGAAATGCTTTCCCCGCTGATGCTGTTCGCGGATTACGCGTCAGCCCTCCTCGTTCGTCGCTCTTTTGGAGTGCAAGCATGA
- a CDS encoding M24 family metallopeptidase, whose protein sequence is MDRKFDARQDADFRRRHVALVDAVRSAGLRHYVVTGSENIFYLTGATFDPLERPFFLIVGADASRHMLVPVLEVDHMRKAWGLDQQNIHFYREFPAPSGEGWSERLLDGKLLSGPFAFDDSSPFAVGQVLSKAGGHASDVLADIRMVKSEWEIEQIERAARYADWGVRQVMRAAWNGGSVAETYAPTQSLMRKIIREVPDWDALATKVIAAAWPAPMSAEPHSIPRIDDRLGAGPHVAMVLTRVNGYAAECERTFFTTSPTQEERERFATMVRAREVAFKMIRPGVACAEIDASVNAFLNAEGFGDFRTRLHRCGHGFGLGNHEPPWIAVGSSHVLAENMLVSVEPGIYASGVGGYRHSDTVLVTRDGYRCLTQVPTGIEALVIGKKNFRHRIASYLTRRTLGLSAASSS, encoded by the coding sequence CTTCAGGCGCCGCCACGTGGCGTTGGTCGACGCAGTGCGCTCAGCGGGCCTGCGGCACTATGTCGTCACCGGTTCGGAGAACATCTTTTATCTCACCGGCGCCACTTTCGATCCTCTGGAGCGTCCGTTTTTCCTGATCGTCGGCGCAGATGCATCGCGTCACATGCTGGTGCCGGTGCTCGAGGTGGACCATATGCGCAAGGCCTGGGGCCTGGATCAGCAAAACATCCACTTCTACCGCGAGTTTCCGGCGCCGAGTGGCGAAGGATGGTCCGAGCGGCTGCTGGACGGCAAACTGCTGTCCGGACCCTTCGCGTTCGATGACAGCTCACCATTTGCGGTCGGCCAGGTGTTGAGCAAGGCCGGCGGCCACGCATCGGACGTCTTGGCTGACATTCGAATGGTCAAGTCCGAGTGGGAAATCGAGCAGATCGAGCGCGCCGCCCGATACGCAGACTGGGGCGTTCGGCAGGTCATGCGCGCTGCCTGGAATGGCGGGTCCGTCGCAGAAACCTACGCGCCGACCCAATCGCTCATGCGCAAGATCATCAGGGAAGTCCCAGACTGGGACGCGCTTGCCACCAAAGTGATTGCTGCTGCTTGGCCGGCGCCGATGAGCGCCGAGCCCCACTCGATCCCTCGCATCGATGATCGCCTGGGCGCGGGGCCGCATGTGGCGATGGTGTTGACGCGGGTCAATGGGTACGCGGCCGAGTGTGAACGCACGTTCTTCACTACCAGCCCGACGCAGGAGGAGCGCGAGCGTTTCGCGACCATGGTTCGCGCCCGAGAGGTCGCTTTCAAGATGATTCGCCCCGGCGTGGCTTGCGCAGAAATCGACGCCTCGGTCAATGCGTTCTTGAACGCTGAGGGCTTTGGAGATTTTCGGACTCGGCTGCATCGATGCGGGCACGGCTTCGGGCTGGGCAACCATGAGCCGCCGTGGATCGCCGTTGGCAGTAGTCACGTCTTGGCCGAGAACATGCTGGTGTCCGTCGAGCCGGGAATCTATGCCAGCGGCGTTGGAGGCTATCGCCATTCCGATACCGTTCTCGTAACGCGCGATGGCTACCGCTGCCTCACGCAAGTCCCCACCGGGATCGAGGCACTGGTCATTGGCAAGAAGAACTTCCGTCATCGAATTGCGAGCTACCTGACACGGCGCACCTTGGGTCTGTCGGCTGCAAGCTCCTCCTGA
- a CDS encoding GNAT family N-acetyltransferase, whose amino-acid sequence MAKLLANRRGAPGISWRPQGTEELCEFVNSTNLHRRGPQVRFAIARTADDTIVGSVGFHSISMTHRSAEVAYDLHPDEWGRGLATAACRSVVGWAMTQGLTRIQATVLSGNQPSLRVLERSGFEFEGHLRKYRWVEGIAHDALMYSYVQT is encoded by the coding sequence CTGGCTAAGCTACTTGCGAACAGACGCGGTGCGCCGGGGATCAGCTGGCGCCCTCAGGGCACAGAGGAACTTTGCGAGTTCGTTAATTCAACAAACCTGCATAGAAGAGGGCCCCAAGTCAGATTCGCGATTGCGCGCACAGCCGACGACACGATAGTTGGATCAGTTGGTTTTCACTCGATCTCCATGACCCATCGAAGCGCCGAGGTGGCGTACGACCTCCACCCAGACGAATGGGGCCGGGGACTTGCCACGGCTGCGTGCCGTTCAGTCGTCGGATGGGCGATGACGCAGGGGCTCACTCGAATTCAAGCAACAGTGCTGAGCGGTAACCAACCTTCCCTGCGTGTACTCGAGCGTTCAGGGTTTGAGTTTGAAGGTCACTTGAGAAAGTACCGATGGGTTGAGGGTATCGCCCACGATGCCTTGATGTACAGCTATGTGCAGACCTAA
- a CDS encoding Bug family tripartite tricarboxylate transporter substrate binding protein — translation MKISRRHAASAAIAALGLLSLAPRAQANDAASYPTKPITIVYPYASGGASDTLARQVADVISKSLGQPVIVDPKPGAGGSTALEMVTRAPADGYTLVLSASGTMAVNPHIYNLKYKPVEDLAPITILAEIPFTVVINSSFPAQNLKEFIAYAKANPGKVSFANAGIGTQAHLTQVMFMKAAGITANIVPYKGGVPASTDLLGGHVDAMIDNAAAQVANVQAGKVRALFVTTQERSASLPRVPTADEAGLPGFVTSGWFGLAAPRGTSQAIIDKLNAVIVKGMSQPEMRRKMIEAGWMPLGDSPSDATTRARGDLARFGALVQQIELKKE, via the coding sequence ATGAAGATCTCTCGCCGACACGCCGCATCCGCGGCCATCGCCGCACTTGGCCTGCTGTCGCTCGCGCCCCGGGCGCAAGCCAATGACGCAGCCAGCTATCCAACGAAACCGATCACGATCGTCTATCCGTATGCCAGTGGCGGCGCTTCGGACACTTTGGCTCGCCAGGTCGCCGATGTAATCTCAAAGTCGCTGGGTCAACCCGTGATTGTTGATCCCAAACCTGGCGCAGGGGGATCCACCGCTTTGGAAATGGTCACGCGGGCACCTGCCGACGGCTACACGCTGGTGCTGTCCGCCAGTGGCACCATGGCCGTCAATCCGCACATTTACAACCTTAAGTACAAGCCTGTCGAAGACCTCGCCCCGATAACTATCCTGGCCGAGATTCCGTTTACCGTCGTCATCAACAGTTCGTTTCCTGCGCAGAACTTGAAGGAGTTCATCGCCTACGCGAAAGCCAATCCTGGCAAGGTGAGCTTCGCCAACGCCGGCATCGGAACTCAGGCTCATCTGACACAGGTGATGTTCATGAAGGCAGCGGGAATCACGGCCAACATCGTTCCGTACAAGGGCGGCGTGCCGGCCAGCACCGATCTCTTGGGAGGGCATGTTGATGCCATGATCGACAACGCAGCCGCCCAAGTGGCGAACGTTCAAGCTGGCAAGGTCCGCGCGTTGTTCGTCACGACCCAGGAACGCAGCGCCTCGCTGCCGCGCGTGCCAACTGCAGACGAAGCTGGACTACCAGGCTTCGTGACCTCTGGATGGTTCGGCCTTGCCGCTCCCAGAGGCACTTCCCAGGCCATCATCGACAAACTCAACGCAGTGATTGTCAAGGGCATGTCCCAGCCAGAAATGCGCAGGAAGATGATCGAAGCAGGCTGGATGCCTCTAGGCGATTCACCGAGCGATGCGACAACCCGCGCTCGGGGCGATCTCGCGCGCTTCGGGGCGCTGGTCCAGCAGATCGAATTGAAGAAAGAATGA
- a CDS encoding alpha/beta fold hydrolase produces MTTNAQLSRRAWMRTAGVLSVSTLAASGTSSAAQLPSSKLFYTDVGSGQNVMFLHGWACDSHDWSWQLPVFESKYRVVCVDFRGHGRSAAPETGYTPQELASDVEALIENKYAGQKFVLVGHSMGGQVAAILGASRPDLVKAIVSVDGTLGVPAGAQPTYEKLNSDIKAGVPGEVIPAVFSGLYSSESERAVIRWHTRRIQGMPAHVLRQSIGPLFLGPDQVAMGPKSEALCRSLTMPVYSMHRSQARVDTVAPWFKAPKSTTELWQGSGHWIMLDRKDAFNAAVTAWIDALQ; encoded by the coding sequence ATGACCACCAATGCTCAACTCTCTCGGCGCGCTTGGATGAGAACAGCGGGAGTTCTCTCTGTATCTACGCTCGCGGCAAGCGGAACAAGCAGTGCAGCACAGCTTCCGTCGTCCAAGCTTTTTTATACCGATGTGGGCTCCGGGCAAAACGTCATGTTCCTGCACGGCTGGGCTTGCGACTCGCATGACTGGAGTTGGCAGCTCCCTGTATTCGAGTCGAAGTACCGAGTTGTTTGTGTCGATTTTCGAGGTCACGGGCGGTCAGCCGCGCCTGAAACGGGATACACGCCGCAAGAGTTGGCCTCAGATGTTGAAGCGCTGATCGAAAACAAGTATGCGGGTCAGAAGTTCGTGCTTGTGGGTCACTCAATGGGAGGTCAAGTCGCCGCGATTCTCGGCGCCAGCCGACCAGACCTGGTCAAGGCGATCGTGTCGGTCGATGGGACCTTGGGCGTACCAGCAGGGGCGCAACCAACGTACGAGAAGCTAAATTCGGACATCAAGGCCGGGGTCCCTGGGGAGGTAATCCCCGCCGTTTTCAGCGGGCTCTACTCGTCAGAGTCTGAGCGCGCGGTAATCCGCTGGCACACGCGACGCATCCAAGGCATGCCGGCTCATGTGCTTCGCCAGTCCATAGGCCCGCTATTTCTGGGACCCGACCAGGTTGCCATGGGGCCGAAGAGCGAAGCGTTGTGCCGCAGTCTGACGATGCCCGTCTACTCCATGCACCGATCCCAGGCGCGTGTGGACACGGTGGCTCCTTGGTTCAAGGCGCCGAAATCAACAACTGAATTGTGGCAAGGCTCAGGCCATTGGATCATGCTTGACCGAAAGGATGCGTTCAATGCGGCAGTTACCGCCTGGATAGATGCCTTGCAATGA